A stretch of the Streptococcus suis genome encodes the following:
- a CDS encoding formate--tetrahydrofolate ligase: MKSDIEIAQSVTLKPITEIVEKVGISFDDIELYGKYKAKLSFDKIYAVKENAPGKLILVTAISPTPAGEGKSTITIGLADALSKIGKKTMIALREPSLGPVMGIKGGAAGGGFAQVLPMEDINLHFTGDMHAITTANNALSALIDNHLHQGNALGIDQRRIIWKRVVDLNDRALRKVTVGLGGPLNGIPREDGFDITVASEIMAILCLATDINDLKERLANIVIGYRFDRSPVYVHDLAVEGALTLILKDAIKPNVVQTIYGTPAFVHGGPFANIAHGCNSVLATTTALRLADYTVTEAGFGADLGAEKFLDIKVPNLPKAPDAVVIVATLRALKMHGGVAKSDLSAENVEAVKAGFANLKRHVENIKKFGIPAIVAINEFVSDTADEIATLKELCAEIGVPVELASVWANGADGGVELAETVVATIENQVANYQRLYKSEDSLEEKVTKIVTEIYGGTGVVFEKKARNQLAEFAKNGWDRLPVCMAKTQYSFSDNQFALGAPTGFAITVREFVPKLGAGFIVALTGDVMTMPGLPKVPAALNMGVAEDGTAIGLF; the protein is encoded by the coding sequence ATGAAGTCAGATATCGAAATTGCACAAAGTGTAACTTTGAAACCAATCACAGAAATCGTTGAAAAAGTTGGTATCAGCTTTGATGATATTGAACTTTACGGAAAATACAAGGCAAAATTGTCTTTCGATAAAATCTATGCAGTCAAGGAAAATGCGCCTGGTAAGTTGATTTTAGTAACAGCTATCAGCCCAACGCCAGCTGGTGAAGGTAAGTCGACCATTACCATAGGTTTGGCTGATGCTCTTTCTAAAATTGGAAAGAAAACCATGATTGCGTTACGCGAGCCTTCATTGGGTCCAGTGATGGGGATCAAGGGTGGCGCTGCAGGTGGAGGATTTGCGCAGGTCTTGCCGATGGAAGACATCAACTTGCACTTTACTGGCGATATGCATGCCATTACGACGGCTAACAATGCTCTTTCAGCCTTGATTGATAACCATCTCCATCAGGGAAATGCATTAGGTATTGACCAACGCCGTATCATCTGGAAACGCGTTGTTGATTTAAATGACCGCGCTCTTCGTAAGGTAACTGTTGGCTTGGGTGGTCCGCTCAATGGTATTCCTCGTGAAGATGGATTTGATATTACCGTAGCTTCTGAAATCATGGCAATTTTGTGTTTGGCGACAGACATCAATGACTTGAAAGAACGGTTGGCAAATATTGTTATTGGTTATCGTTTCGATCGCAGTCCGGTCTATGTGCATGATTTGGCGGTGGAAGGTGCTTTGACCCTCATTTTGAAAGACGCTATCAAGCCAAACGTAGTCCAAACGATCTATGGCACGCCAGCTTTTGTTCATGGTGGACCATTTGCGAATATTGCTCATGGCTGTAACTCAGTTCTTGCAACTACAACAGCTCTGCGCTTGGCAGACTATACTGTGACTGAGGCAGGCTTCGGTGCAGACCTTGGCGCAGAAAAATTCCTAGATATCAAAGTTCCAAATCTTCCAAAAGCACCTGATGCTGTGGTAATTGTAGCGACACTTCGTGCCCTTAAAATGCATGGTGGTGTAGCTAAGTCAGATCTTTCTGCTGAAAACGTAGAGGCTGTGAAAGCTGGTTTTGCAAATTTGAAACGCCACGTTGAAAATATTAAGAAATTTGGTATTCCAGCAATTGTAGCAATTAATGAATTTGTATCAGATACTGCTGATGAGATTGCAACCTTGAAAGAACTGTGTGCTGAAATCGGTGTACCAGTTGAATTGGCAAGTGTTTGGGCAAATGGTGCTGATGGTGGTGTTGAGTTGGCTGAGACAGTTGTTGCAACAATTGAAAATCAGGTTGCAAACTACCAACGCCTTTACAAATCAGAAGATAGCCTTGAAGAGAAAGTGACTAAGATTGTCACAGAAATCTACGGTGGTACAGGTGTTGTCTTTGAGAAGAAAGCACGAAATCAATTGGCTGAATTTGCCAAGAATGGATGGGATCGATTGCCAGTCTGCATGGCCAAGACCCAATACAGTTTTTCAGATAATCAATTTGCACTGGGTGCTCCAACTGGATTTGCAATCACCGTTCGTGAATTTGTTCCAAAATTGGGAGCTGGCTTCATTGTTGCCTTAACTGGTGACGTCATGACCATGCCAGGCTTACCAAAGGTACCTGCCGCACTTAATATGGGTGTAGCAGAAGACGGCACTGCAATTGGATTGTTCTAA
- a CDS encoding type I restriction endonuclease subunit R, whose amino-acid sequence MIRKEHNEFTRVQLPAALHLTRLGYDYLSATSEEIKNRDYSTNILLSIFKRQFLTFNNYASEADFEREFENIRLELEQDDIGCSFFNRVHADSGYTYINWDNIEENTFHIALEVTCQNGEEEFRPDITVFINGLPLSYIEVKQPDAIRDGKTGINSEKERTKLRYENKKFRRFNNITQLIAISDNLPYDDSQGQQFQGSFYCSNAYSGTKFNSFKEEQERQVQSSLSSLTEEMIDLVLKDVNRFALKSQAEFRTNLESASPCNSFLTSLYQKERLFFMLRYGLVYVEERDKKGQIQLQKHAMRYPQYFATKAIERGLEDGIKKGVIWHTQGSGKTALAFFNIRYLRDFYAKRGVVPQFYFVVDRLDLADQAYKEFTKRGLKVKRINKPSELNQIQDQFDISVVNIQKFKESSDLTDHSGYDLNRQNIYFIDEAHRSYNEKGSYLPNLYNADKEAVKIALTGTPLIATKADGKTKETAVTTRDIFGDYIHKYYYNQSIADGFTLRLIREDIETSYKETLQVVHEEIQKGTLDKKSIFAHPRYVSPMLDFILDDFTRAREIIFGDQSIGGMVVCDSSEQARELHKQLEERRKAGLTSFTSTLILHDAGDKEYKKEEVDKFKDGLTDFVIVYSMLLTGFDAPRLKRLYLGRKIKAHNLLQTLTRVNRPYKDYAFGYIIDFADISKEFDKTNKAYLEELNREYQAALTEEDGDNPFGTIFVSPEEVQEQLASSNRVLMNYPTDNLEFFGRAIDEVKDRKELIALRKSLETIRQYYNMARLYGYHDIVKQVNMGEIASLLNMLSRRLLTLSLLEKPDSFSSQQLLNLAMSETSFSFTKIKEEELRLAANDLDDIRRRVANGINLRRDEKDPEWVSLYEEFQRILNKHMTQEVEGYSLSTINETKQAYQSLFDSVEDYKTRMNRLAMNFGGDTMSARAFKHITQSTVVSDFPAIYQVLKGAKPMIDYQIGLNQGILENEAYLVAQIRQLARKEMMKTEVGKQLKRVDYDKLIRSLMEVYEGEY is encoded by the coding sequence ATGATAAGAAAGGAACACAATGAGTTTACAAGAGTTCAGTTGCCAGCTGCTTTGCATTTGACTCGTCTTGGATATGACTATCTTTCGGCTACAAGTGAAGAAATAAAAAACAGAGACTATTCAACCAATATCCTTCTATCGATTTTTAAGCGACAGTTTTTAACATTCAATAATTACGCAAGTGAAGCTGATTTTGAAAGAGAATTTGAGAATATCCGTTTAGAACTAGAACAAGATGATATCGGGTGTAGTTTTTTCAACCGTGTCCATGCAGACTCTGGCTACACCTATATCAATTGGGATAATATAGAGGAGAATACCTTTCATATAGCCTTAGAAGTCACCTGTCAAAATGGTGAGGAAGAGTTTCGGCCTGATATCACCGTTTTTATCAACGGCCTCCCTCTCAGTTATATCGAAGTCAAGCAACCAGATGCTATTCGTGATGGAAAAACAGGAATTAACTCTGAAAAAGAACGTACCAAGCTCCGCTATGAAAATAAAAAATTCAGACGCTTTAATAATATCACTCAACTCATCGCTATTTCAGACAATCTGCCCTACGATGATAGTCAAGGTCAGCAGTTCCAAGGGTCATTTTACTGTTCTAATGCCTATTCTGGTACCAAGTTCAACTCTTTCAAGGAAGAGCAGGAGAGACAAGTACAGTCTAGCCTGTCTAGCTTAACAGAAGAGATGATTGATTTGGTTCTCAAAGATGTCAATCGCTTTGCATTAAAGTCACAGGCAGAGTTTCGAACCAACTTAGAATCAGCTAGCCCATGTAACTCATTCCTGACCTCGCTGTATCAGAAAGAACGACTCTTTTTCATGCTTCGTTATGGTTTAGTCTATGTAGAGGAACGGGATAAAAAGGGGCAAATTCAACTTCAAAAGCATGCTATGCGATATCCTCAATATTTTGCGACCAAGGCGATTGAGCGAGGATTAGAAGACGGGATCAAGAAAGGAGTTATCTGGCATACGCAAGGTTCTGGTAAAACCGCTCTAGCATTTTTCAATATCCGATACTTACGAGACTTTTATGCTAAAAGAGGTGTTGTCCCGCAGTTTTACTTTGTGGTAGACCGATTGGATTTGGCTGATCAAGCCTATAAGGAATTTACCAAACGTGGTCTGAAGGTAAAACGCATTAACAAGCCGAGTGAGTTAAATCAGATTCAAGACCAATTCGATATCTCGGTTGTCAACATCCAAAAATTCAAAGAATCCTCTGATCTAACAGACCATTCAGGCTATGACTTGAATCGGCAAAATATCTACTTCATTGATGAGGCTCACCGTTCTTACAATGAAAAAGGTTCCTATCTGCCAAATCTGTATAATGCTGATAAAGAAGCTGTTAAGATTGCACTGACAGGAACGCCTTTGATTGCGACAAAGGCTGACGGAAAAACCAAGGAAACAGCTGTAACGACTCGTGATATTTTTGGGGATTATATCCATAAATACTACTACAATCAATCCATTGCTGACGGTTTTACCCTGCGACTGATACGAGAAGATATCGAAACCTCCTATAAAGAAACCTTACAAGTGGTGCATGAGGAGATTCAAAAGGGGACGCTGGATAAGAAATCCATATTTGCTCACCCACGTTATGTCTCACCAATGCTAGACTTTATTCTTGATGATTTTACAAGAGCACGAGAGATCATATTTGGCGACCAGTCCATCGGTGGAATGGTGGTCTGTGATTCTTCAGAACAAGCACGAGAATTGCACAAACAGTTAGAAGAACGCAGAAAAGCAGGGCTTACATCGTTTACTTCAACCTTGATTTTACATGATGCAGGGGATAAGGAATACAAGAAAGAAGAAGTGGATAAATTCAAGGACGGTCTGACAGATTTTGTCATCGTCTACTCCATGCTCTTGACTGGTTTTGATGCACCAAGGCTGAAACGGCTCTATCTTGGACGGAAAATCAAGGCCCATAATCTCTTGCAGACTTTGACCCGTGTCAACCGTCCGTACAAGGATTATGCTTTTGGCTATATCATTGATTTTGCGGACATTTCCAAGGAATTTGACAAGACCAATAAAGCCTATCTGGAAGAACTCAATCGGGAATACCAGGCAGCTTTGACAGAAGAAGACGGAGATAATCCTTTTGGAACTATTTTTGTGTCCCCAGAAGAAGTCCAGGAACAGCTAGCGAGCTCTAACCGAGTTCTAATGAACTATCCGACAGATAACTTAGAATTTTTCGGAAGAGCCATCGATGAAGTCAAGGATAGGAAAGAGTTAATCGCCCTCCGAAAATCTCTTGAAACCATTCGTCAATACTACAACATGGCACGTTTGTATGGCTACCACGATATTGTCAAACAGGTCAATATGGGAGAAATTGCTAGCCTTTTAAATATGCTGTCCCGCCGCCTCTTGACTTTGAGCTTGTTAGAAAAACCAGATAGTTTTTCTAGTCAGCAACTATTGAATCTAGCCATGTCTGAAACTAGCTTTAGTTTTACCAAGATAAAGGAAGAGGAACTACGACTGGCAGCCAATGATTTGGACGATATCCGCCGCCGTGTGGCCAATGGTATCAATTTGCGGAGGGATGAAAAAGATCCAGAATGGGTAAGTCTTTATGAAGAGTTTCAACGCATCCTAAACAAGCACATGACACAGGAAGTAGAAGGATATAGTCTCTCAACCATTAACGAAACCAAACAAGCCTATCAAAGTTTATTCGATTCAGTAGAAGACTATAAAACAAGAATGAATCGCTTGGCCATGAACTTTGGTGGAGATACCATGTCTGCCCGTGCCTTTAAGCACATTACCCAATCAACAGTTGTCAGTGACTTCCCAGCTATTTACCAGGTTCTAAAAGGTGCCAAACCTATGATTGATTATCAAATCGGGCTTAATCAAGGCATTCTGGAAAACGAAGCCTATTTGGTAGCGCAGATCAGGCAACTGGCCCGTAAAGAAATGATGAAAACAGAAGTAGGGAAGCAACTCAAACGAGTCGATTATGATAAGTTGATTCGTTCCCTAATGGAAGTCTATGAAGGAGAATATTAA